The Alnus glutinosa chromosome 10, dhAlnGlut1.1, whole genome shotgun sequence DNA window GGAAAATATTTTGCCAGGAAGGTGGAGTCGTACCCAGCAAAGCTCAATAAAGAAAAAGCTCTCCatttttggcttctttttcCCTTCACAATTGAAATGCCAAAATACTATACAATCTTCATGCTGCCTAAGGTTACATCTTTAACTTTTCATCCATTTCTTACGGAAAAACATGCGTTGAAGAGTGTACCTCTGAATAAGGGGCAGCAGTCATTCAGCTAATATCATGGAAACATTCCCTCAAGAAACTCATCAAAGTTGTCATCGTCATCAATTTTTTGAtcaatggttgaaattgaagcCTTTTTCCCTGCAAAGAACAATTCGGGGAGTGTAAGCTCCCCAGTCTACATGAGAACCCAGTAAGGAACTTGCTGGAAAAGATAGGAAGAGTGTACACTAGAGCAAGTCAAGCTAACCAAAATTAATATGAGTTATGTTATAAATCAATTGTAATGCTCAAAATTACAAGCAGACCACCTATGCATAGAAGCTTGTTTAGCTTAATGAAGGTAAGTAAGATACGGTGCACGCGGGCTCTAAAATTTCAGCCCTAATTTTACTTCTATTTGTAAGCAAACAATAAATGTTGACTCTACGAAGAAAATTGCTACCCAGAAATGCAACTTTTATCATATATATCTAATCAACATCTTCACGCATTCTGAGTTGTGAGTTTAGGTGATATATTATATTGGGATGAAAAAATAAGTTGCTTacaaagataattttttttatttatttatttattttttttttttttttgatgagtaagaGAAGTTGCTTACAAAGATAATTGCTAATTAGTTAACAAGAATGAGAAATCCAAAAGCTTTTCATCAATGAGAATGACGTATAGGAACTTGTTTCCTCCTTTTCTCAGACTACTCCCACTtcggaaaataaaaaataataataaactagaGGATAAAAAATGGTAGCTATACTGTAGCTTCCACAGATCAAAAACTTTTCTTTCAAGAAAACACATGCTTATCTGTTCTAGCAAAACATGTGAAACCTGGAGAAACCTTATGCAAACTTCCACATCCATGTCTCCATGAAAGGTTTTGGCTCAAACTGCTTAAGTTTTGGGTAGAGTTAACCCTAGCAACTGGGGCAAAACTTTCTTGCTAATCAACaccaaaaagtaaaaacttGTAACCGTCAATATATCTGTACCTTTCCACAGATCCATTTAACTAAACAGTAATAAttcagaaaacaacaaaatcctaGAAGTGATCAGTCAACCAATGGATGGAATCGATTTTAAGTTTTGAAGATCAAATCCTCTTAGAttctgggttttgtgggttggTTTTGTAGGGGTTCTGGGTTTCCTTCTGTTTGGGCTTTTCGGGTGTTTTCCCCTTTGCCtctctttcctgttttggtatccttttgtatacttcatgtatgcttagggacgcctttatgctttttataaaattctcttcttacttatcaaaaaaaaaaaaatcctcttaGATTGTAATCATGGTCTTAACCCCTAAAAGTTAAGGTGTTCTACATCTCTTATTCATGGAACTATTGTGCCTAATCACAAATCCAATTATAAGTCGCCAAACAGCAGGATTTAAGAATTGGAGTCCTGATCCTACCATGAACGAAaagctaaaaacaaaaagactaaataaaacaTACCAATGTGAACAGAAATGAGCACAATAACGTCATCATGAAAAATGCGGGCATGTGCTTAGGAGCTATATGTAACATTGAAGTATAATCAGAGGCAGGTCCAGACCTTTTCTCCTCTCTTTGGCCTCTTCATACTCGATATCTGTTTCATCATCCCTCCTCGAACGATTCCTGGAATAGACTGATTAAGCTACAGGTACTTTAACAGTACATATAGATTCTAAAGTAAAAACGACTATAGCATTGGGTTGGCacctctttcttttgttttcttcttgctctcttttttcttctagcTCCTTCTCTTTCCGCCTTTTGTAATGAAGCTTCTCCGCACATCTATTtgagagattaaaaaaaatgaaaatgcttTGGAGCACAATAATGCATAACTTCAAAAATagtgaaccaaaacaaaaggGGAGAGGGGGGAAGACATCTTTGTTCAACCCAAGACATACAGCACCATATGCGATCAGCTTCCTATGATAAGTATCAAATAAAGGATCTCAAATCTCCAACATATTATTCTGTGAAACTAAAGAAGTAATTATTCTTAAGTTGAATTTGAGAGATGGCCTGGTGAATCCCATTATATTACAAGCATTACTTAAGGGCTGATTTTATCACAAGAAGCAATGTTTCTAATAtccagagagaaaaaaataaagaggatcTACACTGGCGGCCAAAAGAAACttagaacaagaacaaaaggtCTCCAAACTCACGGATTTGGATCAATTCAACAATCAATTGGACAAATATTATTCAGAGgcctttctttttctatcattGCTCAAGTAAAACACTTTTTGCTCCTCAACACAGCATGTTCTTCTCCCCGACAGTATATCACAATTCCAACTTAGAATGGTTAGTCCAACTTCGTTATTTCCTTGTCAGAAACGTTAGTAAATGgattggaaaaacaaaaacatgtcaTGTTTCATTCATCATGGAACATGTCAAATCACATCTTGTATGGATCCAGCAAGAATGCAAAGGAAGTGGCAAGACAATGACAAATGTCTCTATCAAAGCCATTTCAAGTAGGCCAGGGATGATCTTTACACTCCATGTGCATGCAAGACATGCTCAAAAAGAACCAGGAGAGCCAAACTTATAACAAAACTTTGCAGAATATGTATTATCACTGCTGTATGAAATATGGATGCTGCTAAGACAACTGTATTGGCTGAATTTAGGTTATTAGAAAAAAACATTTACATAGGCAGACAAACAATTGGACACATAATCAGCAAAAATCCACTAACCTCTCACAAGTTACCAATTTCACAAGGGCTTGCTTGTTTTCTCCAGCTTCagaataagaaaaatttacCTGCAATGGAACAGCCAGGAAGAGATACAAAACTTGAATAGAGAACCAGAGCTATTATGATAGCATTGCAAGACACAGGCTCGCGCACACACGTGTCCAAAGCTATTATGATAGCAAGACACGTGCGCGCACGACGTGTGTGGGTATAAACTTGTTCAATTCATTTAGATTaaatgccaaaatcacccaAAATTATTCCACaccataaaataattaagagatcAATGATGTCAAAAGAAACACTTGCCTCATAACTTGTTAAGCCATCTTTCTCATCACAATGTTTGTTACCACAAATAAACTGCCCTGACAGAAAAAGGTAACAAGTCAATTCTAAACTCAAATACCATTCCCCACTATGAGGattcttttaaattataaagaaaagataatacCGTGATGCAATAATTCAGTCAAGCAAGGGTAGGAAGAAAACCCAAGAAGCTATAAACTTAAGCAAGACCTCCCCATCAAGGGTTGCCAATATTAGACCCACACATGAAATAGAATCCATACTAACTATGGTGCCCACAAAAGCTCATCAACATTTGGTAACAGCTGGCAAGTATGTCTTTATCTCACATAGGAAAAAAAGAACCCTTAAGAAATAATATGCTCTCCCTAGATAACCAGCTATGGCCAAAATAATCACTcataaatcatttcaaaaataagtttaacaagagagacagagagagaagaagaagaagaattcaaaataaaaaagaagatgaaatgaAACCTTATGTCAAAAGAGTGGGTATTCAGCAAAAGAACATAGCCAATGACCCGTAGGTCAAATGGCACCAATTGTTAAATTAAGAGAGTAATCAATAAACCCAGGTTCAAATCTGGGCCAAATGTGTTGCAGAAGAGGGCTGCTCTTTGTGGGCAGACTAAGGAGTtagaattgaaaaaacaaaagaacaataTTATACACGGTTACCTATTTGTCAAAAAGACATAATCCCACAAGAAATCATTGATGGAGAACAAAGTGACCATATTAATCAATGAAGACATTAATattgggtgtgtttggtaacacacactttccctttttttcttttctcccaaAAGCAagtcaacctttttttttcctattaccaaactttcttcacttttctctcaaaaaaaatccaaagcttctttcacctttatatcacatcaataaattcttattactatacaaacaaaaaacccaTAACAAAACTCTTTACCAAACAGGTCCCCCATTACCTTTCCCAGACATCACCTCCTTCTCTGTTCTCCACCGCAGACCAAtctataaagaaaaattttacaaatcagAGTTAAAATCTTCTAGACGTGATGTAACTAGTATGACACATTCACAAAAGGGAAGCTATCAAAAAATTAGCCAACATTtattcttcaaagtaacagatGAGAAATCTATGAACCAAGTAAAAAAATCACCTTGCCACTTTTGTATTGTGACATGTCGGCTATGCAGTATCTTCAGCAAGTTAAGGCAGTAAACAAGGATATGTCTGAAACAATTTAATGACGATAAAATAATATCTGTTTGCAAAGGATACTCTTTAAAAAGCTTATCGTAATAACGCTTCACCAGTCTTTGCTCCCAAGAAGGATTCATGTCATCTTCCTCAGTACGTATGAACCTTTATCAATTGGTGAAAAGACAATTAAAATTACTACAGAAAAGTCCTAGATTTGGGGAGGACAATTTCACAAACACCATATTTCCCAGTAGATAATGAAAGAAAACACACAAACTCATCAAGGTATTTCCCATAATTAAGGGCTTCTCCAATTGGATCCGTGATGAGAAGTGTCTCTGCTCTTCATCTAGTACTAAATGAAGGAATAAATCAAGAGCAAAACTGCATGCTtaactgaataaaaaaaatgaagagcgAAACAGAGTGAAATTTTCTTGCTTATGCTAATAAACTAGGGGCTTTCAAGAAACCAAAGGTACCGACcaattcaatcaatataaaaccGAGCTAAGAGCTTTAGGGTCTATTTGTTGGCACTTATGCGGGAACCAATCTTTTAGACCGAAAAAGCAATTCGGCAGATGTGCCAAATTGGCACTTATGCATAACGTATTTTTGCCAAATAAATGGATCCTAAAACCAATTTTTTGGACCTGTCACAAAGCATTCACTTACCATGAAAATCTATATAAAACACAGAATAGAAACCAAAGAGGTGTAGCAAAGACATGCAACCAGCTGAAAATTTGTAGATAGTAACACAATAGAACATACCGATATCCCTCTCGTAGGGTGTCTTGATCAGTTTTAACAGGCAACTTAACATGTGTAGCTCTTTCTTTCCCATAAAATCCAACTGCAACACAGACCAAGAATTTAACTGCCAAAATGAATATACCGTAATCTTGACTACAACTATACCATGATATTCAAGAAACACGCCCAGATATCAGCTTAAATGGAAGTAAAGATGTCATTTCAAGTGAAACGAGAATTATGGTTTTCCAATTATAACttcaaagacaaaaacaaaataaaaattgcttattGAACATTGAAAACAAGAACAAACCTGTGAATACCATACCAAGAAACGTTAGTAACAAAACATTATAAATCAATGCAAAGCTAGACCAAGTAAAACAGGTTCATCAAGCCTTGgaatttgaaaggaaaaagaaaaggttataGAATTTCAAGTCAATTACAAGTCCACAACATTTTGCTAATTACAACAGTTGAGTACAATTACTGTATAAATCACCATATGCATAAAGTGATGAGGAAAGGGAACACATCATTGGTGGCAGATATACATTATATGTTAACAACCTAATTAGTTAACCCAGTTATCGTTATCATCAGCTGCATGCTTAGGCATGCAAGATGAGTGCTCCTACACCTCAGAGGAGAGAATATgaaatttctcttcttcttttttcactaGTTGGTGCATAAACGCGCagataaaagaaaggaaaacaaataactaaaattgTCCTTGTACACCATAATTTTGCCTCCAAAAAAATTGAGGTTTGGGGAGAAATGTTTGCAGAAGAAACAAGAATtaactatttttcttcttttaaaactCTCCCCAACTTTCCATGCATAACCAAATaaggtataaaaaaaattatcttattttcttctgtgatacttttttttccctgaaagaaaaaataaaccaaactGCAAACAAGGCAATCCACATATGTACCAATATGCTGCAAACACATAGATGCTATAGCCTCCCTCTCAAAACATTTGACTGATATCTAGACCCTTGCTACCTCTTTTGTACCACCTGTTCCCTTAAATAACaaacacgcacacacacacacaaaaagcaACCACTAGAATAAATCTGTCTATAATGAATACATATATGCGAGACTGTAGCCCCCTTCCTCCTTAGTGGAGAGGATTGTTCATTACCCAAACACTTTAGGACACAAGGACTCAACAAACAAAAAGCTCGTCATTTGCATACTTCCTTCATGTCCATTTCTCTAAGTCAATAATGAATACATATATGGGCGATTGTAGCCCCCTTCCTCCTTAGTGGAGAGGATTGTTCATCACCCAATTGCTTTAGGACACAAGGACTCAACAAACAAAAAGCTCGTCATTTGCATACTTTCTTCATGTCCATTTCTCTAAGTCAATAATGAATACATATATGGGCGATTGTAGCCCCCTTCCTCCTTAGTGGAGAGGATTGTTTATCACCCAATTGCTTTAGGACACAAGGACTCAACAAACAAAAAGCTCATCATTTGCATACTTCCTTCATGTCCATTACACTCACAACCCATTCCCTATCTATTATGACCAAAATTGACGCTTCTTCCTTAAACCTAATTAGATAAGAAACTCATCCAGAGATCATATgacatacaaaaaaaataaaaaatcggaATTCTAGATATCAAGAGAAGCTCCTACAATACGTGACCCCCCCAATTTTCGATATTTAATTCAATATGTAGAATTTGTTTTAGAACCAACAAGAATACCCAACCAAAGGGACTAAATTTAATCCATACATTGCTCCCAAAATTAATGTTTCGAGTTCCTAAACTTCTGCACCACTCACAACAATAtgtgaccccccccccccccttcaaaaaaaaatcgcTATCTAGTGCAATATATAGGACTTTTtcagaataaataaaaatacccaACCAAAGGGACTAAATTTAGTCCATATGTTTTTCCCAAAATTCATGTATCCGAGTTCCTACACTTCTGCACCGCTCACAACAACCCACAAGCAACAAAATTCAATTAGCCCTACAGATAAAACTTGAATCAAAACACACGTAAAGTAAAACAAATTTCCACATCTTGACCTACTAGTAAGTCATTGCCAGCACTAAATATAGCAAACCCTAGCAACAAAGTTGAATCCTATGAACAATAACTCAACTTAAAATACATATAAAgcagaaaaaaacaaataaataaacacgcTTGgcacaaagcaagttacaaccagaatttattttaggaataattgtaccgttggtccctgtggtatgccataattatttttcactccctatggtttaaaaagtttatgggaggttCATTTGCTATGCAATAAtcacaaatcgatccctagcgtcaacttctgttaaattttttaacagattctgtcaaatgccacgtcagcgccacgtgtcgccatcttaacagcgacacgtgtccatcttaataaaaaatataaatttttttaaaaataaattaatatactaattttttaaaaaaaaattaaaattcaaaaaaaaaaacaaatggccACCCCCGGATCTTTTCGGGCCACCCCCAtgcaactgggggtggccgcgtgccacctTCGGCGGCCCTTGCCtcccgtttttcttttttctttttttttttaaagaaaataagtatttttatttattttttaataaatttatattttttttattaagatggacaagtgttgccatcttattggcgacacgtggcgctgacgtgtagagctaacagattccgtcaaaatggtggacggaaaatcgacccaggaagtaaaacgtaattattgcatagcacaaggacctcccatgaactttttaaaccataaggactgaaaaataattatggcataccacagggaccaatggtgcaattattcctttattttatatgtatatgttaCAATCCTATAAGTTAAGGGTAAATCAATATCCAATAGTCCTAAGGCTTTTGGATCAATGGTTAGGTCcttaacaattggtatcaaaacCAGGTTCTGCGTCACGGTTCAAGTCACGGAAGGAATAACTTATAGGCTGAATTAAAATGTCTATGTATTATGTATGAGCATAGTGTTAATCAATATTGAATAGTCCTAACTCCTAAGGCA harbors:
- the LOC133879988 gene encoding uncharacterized protein LOC133879988; this translates as MASFRALRSGIYDREERKQQYQAHIRGLNAYERHKKFLSDYVGFYGKERATHVKLPVKTDQDTLREGYRFIRTEEDDMNPSWEQRLVKRYYDKLFKEYCIADMSQYKSGKIGLRWRTEKEVMSGKGQFICGNKHCDEKDGLTSYEVNFSYSEAGENKQALVKLVTCERCAEKLHYKRRKEKELEEKREQEENKRKRNRSRRDDETDIEYEEAKERRKGKKASISTIDQKIDDDDNFDEFLEGMFP